In Beggiatoa leptomitoformis, the genomic window AACTACATCACCTTCTTGACAGGTGTTTTCTTCATCGTGAACATGCAATTTGGTAGACCGTTTAATGTACTTACCATATTTAGGGTGTTTCACCATACGCTCAATGAGTACAGTGACGGTTTTATCCATTTTGTTACTAACGACACGTCCCGTCAATGTGCGTACATTGTCCGTTTGTTCACCTTGTTCTGTCATACCTGCTTACCTTTCTCAGTTAACATGGTTTTGATGCGTGCAATATCGCGTCGAATCGTTTTAAATTGACTATAACGACTGAGCT contains:
- the rpsQ gene encoding 30S ribosomal protein S17, which translates into the protein MTEQGEQTDNVRTLTGRVVSNKMDKTVTVLIERMVKHPKYGKYIKRSTKLHVHDEENTCQEGDVVLIEECRPISKTKAWRLHKVVTRAEV